One window of the Amycolatopsis mediterranei genome contains the following:
- a CDS encoding winged helix DNA-binding domain-containing protein, with amino-acid sequence METLSRRAVNRATLERQLLLRRAKVSAFDAVEHLAGLQAQAPFPPYFGLWARLEGFRPPELAELLENRRVVRIALMRGTVHLVTAADALAWRPVVQVLYDRDLQQNALHARALAGLDHDLVAEAARKLLLGGPMPGSALGAELARTWDVPAASLTHLARGRLPLVQTPPRAIWGKAGQTTYACLDEWVGAPLSPPSPASLISRYLRAFGPATVADVQTWAGITRLGEVAASMDLRRYRDADGRELLDLPELTLPGEDVPAPPRLLGPFDQLILSYADRTRVISDACRKRVISQNGLVKGTLLVDGQVCGFWEIKASRKAAVIELSPFEKLVKRDLAALEKSAAELVKWAETAAETHEVRVLPPE; translated from the coding sequence GCCGAGCCGTGAACCGCGCCACGCTGGAGCGCCAGCTGCTGCTGCGCCGGGCGAAGGTGTCCGCTTTTGACGCGGTGGAGCATCTGGCCGGCCTCCAGGCGCAAGCGCCGTTTCCGCCGTACTTCGGGCTGTGGGCGCGGCTGGAGGGGTTCCGGCCGCCGGAACTCGCGGAGCTGCTCGAGAACCGCCGCGTGGTGCGGATCGCGCTGATGCGCGGCACCGTCCACCTGGTGACGGCGGCGGACGCGCTGGCGTGGCGGCCGGTGGTGCAGGTGCTCTACGACCGCGATCTCCAGCAGAACGCCCTGCACGCCCGCGCACTGGCCGGGCTCGACCACGACCTCGTCGCCGAGGCCGCGCGGAAGCTGCTCCTCGGCGGGCCGATGCCGGGCAGCGCGCTGGGCGCCGAGCTGGCGCGCACCTGGGACGTCCCGGCGGCCTCCCTGACCCACCTGGCCCGGGGCCGGCTGCCGCTGGTGCAGACGCCGCCCCGGGCGATCTGGGGCAAAGCCGGGCAGACGACGTACGCGTGCCTCGACGAGTGGGTGGGCGCTCCCCTGTCGCCGCCTTCGCCCGCTTCGCTGATTTCGCGGTACTTGCGCGCGTTCGGCCCGGCCACGGTGGCGGACGTGCAGACGTGGGCGGGCATCACGCGCCTGGGCGAGGTGGCCGCTTCGATGGACTTGCGCCGCTACCGCGACGCGGACGGCCGCGAGCTGCTGGATCTGCCGGAGCTGACGCTGCCCGGCGAGGACGTTCCGGCGCCGCCGCGGCTGCTGGGGCCGTTCGACCAGCTGATCCTGTCGTACGCCGACCGGACCCGGGTGATCTCGGACGCCTGCCGCAAGCGCGTGATTTCGCAGAACGGCCTGGTCAAGGGCACGCTGCTGGTCGACGGCCAGGTGTGCGGCTTCTGGGAGATCAAGGCGTCGCGCAAGGCGGCGGTGATCGAGCTGTCGCCGTTCGAGAAGCTGGTGAAGCGTGATCTGGCGGCGTTGGAGAAGTCGGCGGCAGAACTGGTGAAGTGGGCCGAGACGGCCGCGGAGACGCATGAGGTGCGCGTCCTCCCCCCGGAGTGA